From the Musa acuminata AAA Group cultivar baxijiao chromosome BXJ1-2, Cavendish_Baxijiao_AAA, whole genome shotgun sequence genome, one window contains:
- the LOC135604906 gene encoding amino acid permease 4-like — MLPRSRTLPARIHESVNDGSRNERAYLQVETQPKIQEDTESLNPQVAHSKCFDDDGRLKRTGTVWTATSHIITAVIGSGVLSLAWAIAQLGWIAGPIVMILFAFVIYYTSNLLSDCYRSGDPVTGRRNYTYTDAVRSNLGGAKVKICGAIQYVNLFGVAIGYTIAASISMMAIKRSNCFHASGGKDPCHMSSNMYMIIFGITEIVFSQIPDFDQVWWLSIVAAVMSFTYSTVGLGLGVAKTAENGSFRGSLMGISIGTVTKAGTVTATQKIWRNLQALGDIAFAYSYSIILIEIQDTIKSPPAENKTMRKATLLSIVVTTVFYMLCGCMGYAAFGDDAPGNLLTGFGFYNPYWLLDIANLAIVVHLVGAYQVFCQPLFAFVEKWSAKRWPKSELITHEYEARIPCTGTTYKLNLFRLVWRTAFVVLTTVISMLMPFFNDVVGILGAFGFWPLTVYFPVEMYIAQKKIRPWSSRWVGLQLLSFTCLVVSLAAACGSMAGVVLDLKSYRPFESTY; from the exons ATGCTGCCCAGAAGCCGAACGCTTCCGGCGAGGATCCATGAGAGTGTT AACGATGGGAGCCGCAACGAAAGGGCGTATCTTCAAGTGGAAACACAGCCCAAGATACAGGAGGACACTGAAAGCTTGAATCCACAGGTGGCTCATTCCAAGTGCTTTGACGACGATGGACGCCTTAAACGAACAG GCACTGTGTGGACTGCAACTTCACACATAATCACTGCAGTGATAGGCTCGGGAGTGCTCTCACTCGCATGGGCTATAGCGCAGTTAGGTTGGATCGCCGGACCAATTGTCATGATCCTCTTCGCCTTCGTCATCTACTACACCTCAAACCTCTTGTCCGACTGCTACCGTTCCGGTGATCCTGTCACCGGCCGGAGAAACTACACGTACACGGATGCTGTGAGATCCAACTTAG GTGGAGCAAAGGTAAAGATTTGTGGAGCAATCCAGTATGTAAATCTCTTTGGTGTGGCCATCGGATACACTATTGCAGCTTCCATCAGTATGAT GGCTATAAAGAGATCCAATTGCTTTCATGCAAGTGGAGGAAAGGACCCATGTCATATGTCAAGCAACATGTACATGATCATCTTTGGGATCACAGAGATTGTGTTCTCCCAGATCCCAGATTTTGATCAGGTTTGGTGGCTTTCCATTGTGGCCGCTGTCATGTCCTTCACCTACTCTACTGTTGGGCTCGGCTTAGGCGTTGCTAAAACTGCAG AGAATGGGAGCTTCCGGGGCAGCCTTATGGGCATCAGTATTGGGACGGTGACCAAAGCAGGCACAGTGACTGCAACCCAAAAGATATGGAGGAACCTGCAAGCTCTCGGGGACattgccttcgcctactcttactCCATCATCCTGATCGAGATCCAG GATACGATCAAGTCTCCTCCGGCGGAGAACAAGACGATGAGAAAAGCCACCCTGCTGAGCATCGTCGTCACCACCGTCTTCTATATGCTCTGTGGGTGCATGGGGTATGCAGCATTCGGAGACGATGCCCCGGGCAACCTGCTCACGGGCTTTGGATTCTACAACCCCTATTGGCTTCTCGATATCGCAAACCTCGCCATCGTTGTCCATCTTGTTGGAGCTTATCAG GTGTTCTGCCAACCGCTGTTCGCCTTCGTGGAGAAGTGGAGCGCGAAGCGGTGGCCCAAGAGCGAGCTGATCACCCACGAGTACGAGGCCCGGATCCCTTGTACTGGCACCACGTACAAGCTCAACCTGTTCCGGCTGGTGTGGAGGACGGCCTTCGTGGTGCTCACCACCGTCATCTCCATGCTCATGCCCTTCTTCAACGACGTCGTCGGCATCCTCGGCGCTTTCGGCTTCTGGCCCCTCACCGTCTACTTCCCGGTGGAGATGTACATCGCGCAGAAGAAGATACGGCCGTGGTCGAGCCGGTGGGTCGGCCTGCAGCTGCTCAGCTTCACGTGCCTCGTCGTCTCCCTCGCCGCCGCCTGTGGCTCGATGGCCGGCGTCGTCCTCGACCTTAAGTCCTACCGGCCCTTCGAGTCCACCTACTGA
- the LOC103975809 gene encoding putative disease resistance protein RGA3 isoform X2 translates to MAMVLDAFVGRCIETLAASIGNKLAVVIEVKDELENLRRRLERISYVLKDAERRRMQDSAISNWLNELKDVMYDADDIIDLCRAEGGTLLDDQPPAPQTPPPVCCRFPLVSCFAGVKLRYEIGNRIRSLNKRLDAISRDGLMHKLEQSSPDVVLNRGVNLRQTDPLLEQDIVGNEINDATEDLVDFLTRRNDINCCLCAITGMGGIGKTTLAQKIFNDPKTQDIFQVRVWVCVTQKFSEIELLKQIIRETRVNYREDMTKAELQPMLRDAVRGKSLFLVLDDVWQADVWVDLLRNPILQSGVANGRILVTTRDENIAHQMGSARIHRVKLLPDDSGWELLCKKAFVSGGEEDMENLKDVGFDIVSRCKGLPLAIKTVGSLLATKQRGRREWEKVARSDAWSMSELPEQLRGALYLSYEDLPSHLKQCFLYCSLFPEDYVLRKESLVRLWCAEGFVRSQGDSAMEDVAEEYWKELQRRSLLQPLPNSLVESPCVMHDLLRSLAQFLSRDECFYGDADAIKSTPTSKLRRLSVCKEGERVAIPVSVIQKKCLRTLMVLKIPPVVEDKLLARLPRLRVLLLNGRGIQSIPDSIGNLTHLRYLDLRETDISSLPESIERLRNLLTLNVMDCRYLRSLPRGVTRLLNLRRLGLFNSAVCNVPKGIGRLQHLNDISGFIVGGEEDDEGGGCDLEELNSLRELRKLSIFNLERVSNGASVLFDKNHLTRLALLCTPYSCRLGDTPYTEEEIRRIGRVFDELRPPPCLEEELWIDGFFGRRFPSWMMSSLGTSFPRLTRLFLLRCELCQKLPPLGRLPELKYLHIGAASALVRIGHEFLGDETSKAASTVVFPKLKIFRIEDMPNWETWNLGGSGDDEDDDGGQEHYGAPQTLLRLPRLEDLVVRNCPKLSALPIGTNGVHKVRTFPALSRLTIHDCSPLEYMENLDALEYLKLVDESMEHLPPWLPGLIQGRRSRFKMDVFCNLRLLKRCLDDGPDWPIVREIPIANIYSDTVNGRASLHHVKETSYYRTTNI, encoded by the coding sequence ATGGCCATGGTCTTGGATGCTTTTGTCGGGAGATGCATCGAGACTCTGGCTGCCTCTATTGGCAACAAGTTGGCAGTTGTTATCGAGGTCAAGGATGAGCTCGAGAATCTTCGGAGAAGGCTAGAGAGGATAAGCTACGTTCTTAAGGACGCAGAGAGGAGGCGGATGCAAGATTCGGCGATCAGCAATTGGTTGAACGAGCTTAAAGATGTCATGTACGACGCCGACGACATCATCGACCTCTGCAGAGCCGAGGGTGGGACACTGTTGGACGATCAGCCACCGGCGCCGCAGACTCCACCGCCGGTATGTTGTAGATTTCCTTTGGTCTCTTGCTTTGCTGGTGTCAAGTTACGTTATGAGATCGGAAACAGAATCAGAAGCCTCAACAAGAGACTGGATGCGATCTCTAGAGACGGGTTGATGCATAAGCTGGAGCAGTCAAGCCCAGATGTTGTCCTGAATAGGGGTGTGAATCTTCGTCAGACTGATCCACTCCTTGAACAAGATATAGTAGGAAATGAAATCAACGACGCTACCGAGGATCTTGTGGATTTCTTGACACGCAGAAACGATATCAACTGCTGTCTTTGTGCCATCACCGGCATGGGGGGGATAGGAAAGACGACACTGGCTCAGAAAATATTTAATGATCCAAAGACGCAAGATATATTTCAGGTTCGGGTATGGGTTTGTGTTACACAGAAATTTTCAGAGATTGAATTGCTGAAGCAGATCATAAGGGAAACCAGAGTGAACTACAGAGAAGATATGACAAAAGCGGAACTGCAACCGATGCTTAGAGATGCTGTTCGGGGAAAGAGTTTGTTTCTCGTGTTAGATGATGTGTGGCAAGCAGATGTATGGGTTGACTTGCTAAGAAATCCGATACTACAAAGTGGAGTGGCTAATGGAAGAATTTTGGTGACCACCAGAGATGAAAACATTGCTCACCAGATGGGGTCAGCACGCATCCATCGGGTGAAACTATTGCCGGATGATTCAGGTTGGGAACTGTTGTGCAAGAAGGCATTTGTCAGTGGAGGGGAGGAAGATATGGAGAATTTGAAGGACGTGGGCTTCGACATAGTTTCCAGATGCAAAGGTCTTCCTCTCGCAATCAAGACCGTGGGAAGCCTCTTGGCCACGAAGCAGAGAGGTAGGCGAGAATGGGAAAAGGTTGCCCGTAGTGATGCATGGTCTATGAGCGAGCTTCCTGAACAACTCAGGGGGGCTTTGTACTTGAGTTATGAGGATTTACCATCTCATCTCAAGCAATGCTTCCTATACTGCTCCCTTTTTCCCGAGGATTATGTACTACGTAAGGAGAGTCTCGTGAGACTCTGGTGTGCTGAAGGCTTTGTACGGTCCCAAGGAGACTCAGCGATGGAAGATGTAGCAGAAGAATATTGGAAAGAGCTTCAGAGGAGGAGCCTTCTGCAACCTTTACCTAACTCCTTGGTGGAGAGCCCTTGCGTGATGCATGATTTATTGCGCTCTCTTGCTCAATTCTTATCACGAGACGAATGTTTCTATGGAGATGCAGATGCGATAAAATCCACACCTACCTCAAAGCTTCGCCGTCTATCGGTTTGTAAGGAAGGTGAGAGAGTCGCGATCCCTGTATCGGTAATACAGAAGAAATGTCTGAGGACCTTGATGGTCCTAAAGATTCCCCCGGTCGTCGAGGATAAGCTACTGGCAAGGCTCCCACGACTGCGTGTTCTGCTACTAAATGGAAGAGGAATCCAGAGCATCCCGGATTCTATTGGAAATCTAACTCATCTACGATATCTAGATCTCCGCGAGACTGACATCTCCAGTCTACCCGAATCCATCGAGCGTCTTCGCAATCTGTTAACCTTGAACGTCATGGATTGCAGGTATCTGAGGAGTCTTCCTCGAGGCGTAACACGATTGCTCAATCTAAGGCGTCTTGGTCTTTTCAATTCGGCAGTCTGTAACGTGCCCAAAGGCATAGGGAGGTTGCAGCATCTTAACGACATCTCCGGATTCATTGTGGGCGGCGAAGAAGATGACGAGGGCGGAGGGTGTGACTTGGAAGAGCTGAACTCTCTCCGCGAGCTCAGAAAGCTGAGCATATTTAACTTGGAGAGAGTGTCGAACGGGGCTTCCGTGTTGTTCGATAAGAACCACCTTACGAGATTAGCCCTGCTGTGCACACCGTACAGTTGTAGGCTCGGTGATACGCCATACACAGAGGAGGAGATCAGGAGGATCGGGAGGGTCTTCGACGAGCTACGTCCTCCGCCGTGCTTGGAGGAGGAACTCTGGATCGATGGTTTCTTCGGCCGTAGGTTCCCGAGCTGGATGATGTCGTCCTTGGGAACTTCTTTTCCTCGTTTGACACGGCTGTTCCTTCTCAGATGCGAGTTATGCCAGAAACTCCCCCCTCTGGGCCGATTGCCCGAGCTCAAATACCTCCACATCGGTGCTGCATCTGCGCTGGTGAGAATCGGCCACGAGTTCCTTGGAGACGAGACTTCGAAAGCAGCATCCACCGTTGTCTTCCCGAAGCTCAAAATTTTTCGTATTGAAGATATGCCAAATTGGGAAACGTGGAATCTCGGTGGAAGTGGCGACGATGAGGATGATGATGGCGGCCAAGAACATTACGGTGCACCACAAACTCTGCTACGACTGCCTCGTCTCGAGGACTTGGTAGTTCGCAATTGTCCCAAGCTGAGCGCGCTTCCAATAGGCACTAATGGCGTGCACAAGGTACGAACCTTCCCTGCCCTTAGCAGATTAACGATTCACGATTGTTCACCGTTAGAGTACATGGAGAATCTGGACGCGCTGGAGTATCTAAAGCTGGTGGACGAGTCAATGGAACACCTTCCCCCGTGGTTGCCGGGCCTGATCCAAGGACGACGAAGCAGATTCAAGATGGATGTCTTCTGCAACCTCCGTCTGCTCAAGAGATGCCTTGATGATGGACCAGACTGGCCGATCGTCCGAGAAATTCCCATCGCCAATATTTACTCCGACACTGTGAACGGAAGAGCCAGTCTTCATCATGTCAAGGAGACTTCCTACTACCGAACGACCAACATTTAG
- the LOC103975809 gene encoding putative disease resistance RPP13-like protein 1 isoform X1 has translation MSCTTPTTSSTSAEPRVGHCWTISHRRRRLHRRIRSLNKRLDAISRDGLMHKLEQSSPDVVLNRGVNLRQTDPLLEQDIVGNEINDATEDLVDFLTRRNDINCCLCAITGMGGIGKTTLAQKIFNDPKTQDIFQVRVWVCVTQKFSEIELLKQIIRETRVNYREDMTKAELQPMLRDAVRGKSLFLVLDDVWQADVWVDLLRNPILQSGVANGRILVTTRDENIAHQMGSARIHRVKLLPDDSGWELLCKKAFVSGGEEDMENLKDVGFDIVSRCKGLPLAIKTVGSLLATKQRGRREWEKVARSDAWSMSELPEQLRGALYLSYEDLPSHLKQCFLYCSLFPEDYVLRKESLVRLWCAEGFVRSQGDSAMEDVAEEYWKELQRRSLLQPLPNSLVESPCVMHDLLRSLAQFLSRDECFYGDADAIKSTPTSKLRRLSVCKEGERVAIPVSVIQKKCLRTLMVLKIPPVVEDKLLARLPRLRVLLLNGRGIQSIPDSIGNLTHLRYLDLRETDISSLPESIERLRNLLTLNVMDCRYLRSLPRGVTRLLNLRRLGLFNSAVCNVPKGIGRLQHLNDISGFIVGGEEDDEGGGCDLEELNSLRELRKLSIFNLERVSNGASVLFDKNHLTRLALLCTPYSCRLGDTPYTEEEIRRIGRVFDELRPPPCLEEELWIDGFFGRRFPSWMMSSLGTSFPRLTRLFLLRCELCQKLPPLGRLPELKYLHIGAASALVRIGHEFLGDETSKAASTVVFPKLKIFRIEDMPNWETWNLGGSGDDEDDDGGQEHYGAPQTLLRLPRLEDLVVRNCPKLSALPIGTNGVHKVRTFPALSRLTIHDCSPLEYMENLDALEYLKLVDESMEHLPPWLPGLIQGRRSRFKMDVFCNLRLLKRCLDDGPDWPIVREIPIANIYSDTVNGRASLHHVKETSYYRTTNI, from the exons ATGTCATGTACGACGCCGACGACATCATCGACCTCTGCAGAGCCGAGGGTGGGACACTGTTGGACGATCAGCCACCGGCGCCGCAGACTCCACCGCCG AATCAGAAGCCTCAACAAGAGACTGGATGCGATCTCTAGAGACGGGTTGATGCATAAGCTGGAGCAGTCAAGCCCAGATGTTGTCCTGAATAGGGGTGTGAATCTTCGTCAGACTGATCCACTCCTTGAACAAGATATAGTAGGAAATGAAATCAACGACGCTACCGAGGATCTTGTGGATTTCTTGACACGCAGAAACGATATCAACTGCTGTCTTTGTGCCATCACCGGCATGGGGGGGATAGGAAAGACGACACTGGCTCAGAAAATATTTAATGATCCAAAGACGCAAGATATATTTCAGGTTCGGGTATGGGTTTGTGTTACACAGAAATTTTCAGAGATTGAATTGCTGAAGCAGATCATAAGGGAAACCAGAGTGAACTACAGAGAAGATATGACAAAAGCGGAACTGCAACCGATGCTTAGAGATGCTGTTCGGGGAAAGAGTTTGTTTCTCGTGTTAGATGATGTGTGGCAAGCAGATGTATGGGTTGACTTGCTAAGAAATCCGATACTACAAAGTGGAGTGGCTAATGGAAGAATTTTGGTGACCACCAGAGATGAAAACATTGCTCACCAGATGGGGTCAGCACGCATCCATCGGGTGAAACTATTGCCGGATGATTCAGGTTGGGAACTGTTGTGCAAGAAGGCATTTGTCAGTGGAGGGGAGGAAGATATGGAGAATTTGAAGGACGTGGGCTTCGACATAGTTTCCAGATGCAAAGGTCTTCCTCTCGCAATCAAGACCGTGGGAAGCCTCTTGGCCACGAAGCAGAGAGGTAGGCGAGAATGGGAAAAGGTTGCCCGTAGTGATGCATGGTCTATGAGCGAGCTTCCTGAACAACTCAGGGGGGCTTTGTACTTGAGTTATGAGGATTTACCATCTCATCTCAAGCAATGCTTCCTATACTGCTCCCTTTTTCCCGAGGATTATGTACTACGTAAGGAGAGTCTCGTGAGACTCTGGTGTGCTGAAGGCTTTGTACGGTCCCAAGGAGACTCAGCGATGGAAGATGTAGCAGAAGAATATTGGAAAGAGCTTCAGAGGAGGAGCCTTCTGCAACCTTTACCTAACTCCTTGGTGGAGAGCCCTTGCGTGATGCATGATTTATTGCGCTCTCTTGCTCAATTCTTATCACGAGACGAATGTTTCTATGGAGATGCAGATGCGATAAAATCCACACCTACCTCAAAGCTTCGCCGTCTATCGGTTTGTAAGGAAGGTGAGAGAGTCGCGATCCCTGTATCGGTAATACAGAAGAAATGTCTGAGGACCTTGATGGTCCTAAAGATTCCCCCGGTCGTCGAGGATAAGCTACTGGCAAGGCTCCCACGACTGCGTGTTCTGCTACTAAATGGAAGAGGAATCCAGAGCATCCCGGATTCTATTGGAAATCTAACTCATCTACGATATCTAGATCTCCGCGAGACTGACATCTCCAGTCTACCCGAATCCATCGAGCGTCTTCGCAATCTGTTAACCTTGAACGTCATGGATTGCAGGTATCTGAGGAGTCTTCCTCGAGGCGTAACACGATTGCTCAATCTAAGGCGTCTTGGTCTTTTCAATTCGGCAGTCTGTAACGTGCCCAAAGGCATAGGGAGGTTGCAGCATCTTAACGACATCTCCGGATTCATTGTGGGCGGCGAAGAAGATGACGAGGGCGGAGGGTGTGACTTGGAAGAGCTGAACTCTCTCCGCGAGCTCAGAAAGCTGAGCATATTTAACTTGGAGAGAGTGTCGAACGGGGCTTCCGTGTTGTTCGATAAGAACCACCTTACGAGATTAGCCCTGCTGTGCACACCGTACAGTTGTAGGCTCGGTGATACGCCATACACAGAGGAGGAGATCAGGAGGATCGGGAGGGTCTTCGACGAGCTACGTCCTCCGCCGTGCTTGGAGGAGGAACTCTGGATCGATGGTTTCTTCGGCCGTAGGTTCCCGAGCTGGATGATGTCGTCCTTGGGAACTTCTTTTCCTCGTTTGACACGGCTGTTCCTTCTCAGATGCGAGTTATGCCAGAAACTCCCCCCTCTGGGCCGATTGCCCGAGCTCAAATACCTCCACATCGGTGCTGCATCTGCGCTGGTGAGAATCGGCCACGAGTTCCTTGGAGACGAGACTTCGAAAGCAGCATCCACCGTTGTCTTCCCGAAGCTCAAAATTTTTCGTATTGAAGATATGCCAAATTGGGAAACGTGGAATCTCGGTGGAAGTGGCGACGATGAGGATGATGATGGCGGCCAAGAACATTACGGTGCACCACAAACTCTGCTACGACTGCCTCGTCTCGAGGACTTGGTAGTTCGCAATTGTCCCAAGCTGAGCGCGCTTCCAATAGGCACTAATGGCGTGCACAAGGTACGAACCTTCCCTGCCCTTAGCAGATTAACGATTCACGATTGTTCACCGTTAGAGTACATGGAGAATCTGGACGCGCTGGAGTATCTAAAGCTGGTGGACGAGTCAATGGAACACCTTCCCCCGTGGTTGCCGGGCCTGATCCAAGGACGACGAAGCAGATTCAAGATGGATGTCTTCTGCAACCTCCGTCTGCTCAAGAGATGCCTTGATGATGGACCAGACTGGCCGATCGTCCGAGAAATTCCCATCGCCAATATTTACTCCGACACTGTGAACGGAAGAGCCAGTCTTCATCATGTCAAGGAGACTTCCTACTACCGAACGACCAACATTTAG
- the LOC135604923 gene encoding probable serine/threonine-protein kinase PIX13 — MGNCFGGPENSVNPVVTGPRGPGWSTTTTGGNRELSTVFTGTVEHSLDGSSRTEEAFPNLRIFAFNELKSATRSFQAANMIGEGGFGVVYKAWVDKKTLTPANNGVGMAVAVKKWKPESFQGFSEWQKEVDILGKMSHPNLINLLGYCCEDDELLLVYEFMEKGSLGNHLFPQGAAVQPLSWEQRLKIAVGAARGLAFLHAPDNRIIHRNFTSSHVLLDSNLNPKLTGLGIAREGPTDAESHVSTRVMGTYGYAAPEYIATGHLTAKNDVYGMGVVLLEMLSGQRALDTSRTGKQRLVEYAKPYVSDHPKLARLMDPRLEGQYPVKAALSAARLAKSCVADDPKARPSMDEVVETLQQIEAMN, encoded by the exons ATGGGAAACTGCTTTGGAGGCCCTGAGAATTCTGTCAACCCTGTGGTCACCGGACCTCGCGGTCCAG GATGGTCAACGACGACGACCGGCGGCAACAGAGAGCTATCGACGGTCTTCACCGGCACCGTCGAACACTCATTGGACGGCAGCTCCAGAACCGAAGAGGCGTTCCCAAACCTTCGGATATTTGCGTTTAATGAGCTGAAGAGTGCCACACGTAGCTTCCAGGCTGCGAACATGATCGGGGAAGGAGGATTTGGGGTTGTGTACAAGGCTTGGGTCGACAAGAAGACGTTGACTCCGGCAAATAATGGGGTGGGGATGGCCGTCGCTGTCAAAAAATGGAAGCCTGAGAGCTTCCAAGGATTCAGCGAGTGGCAG AAAGAGGTAGATATCCTGGGGAAGATGTCGCATCCCAACCTCATCAATCTCTTGGGCTACTGCTGTGAAGACGACGAGCTCCTCCTCGTCTACGAGTTCATGGAGAAAGGCAGCTTAGGGAACCACCTCTTCCCAC AGGGAGCAGCTGTGCAGCCACTGTCATGGGAGCAGAGGCTGAAGATTGCGGTCGGTGCTGCTCGAGGTCTTGCATTTTTACATGCCCCAGATAATCGCATCATCCATCGAAACTTCACCTCCTCCCACGTCCTTCTTGATTCA AACCTCAATCCGAAGCTCACCGGTCTGGGGATCGCGAGGGAAGGCCCAACTGATGCAGAGTCTCACGTCTCGACCAGAGTCATGGGCACCTACGGATATGCTGCACCAGAGTACATAGCAACTG GCCATTTGACTGCGAAGAATGATGTGTATGGAATGGGAGTGGTGTTGCTGGAAATGCTCTCTGGGCAGAGGGCGTTGGATACGAGCCGGACAGGCAAACAACGGTTGGTGGAATACGCGAAGCCCTACGTCTCGGATCACCCGAAGTTGGCTCGCCTCATGGACCCGAGACTGGAGGGGCAGTATCCGGTGAAGGCGGCTCTTTCTGCGGCGCGACTGGCCAAGAGCTGCGTTGCAGACGATCCTAAAGCTCGCCCGTCCATGGATGAGGTTGTGGAGACTCTTCAGCAGATTGAAGCTATGAATTAA
- the LOC135604939 gene encoding uncharacterized protein LOC135604939, producing the protein MALIGDLTTVAQLIAKISDAVSTARDLPRVCRRFAVHLQDIGRHLEPLRSAELDEATQQTLANLQRTLEWSYDVIVNCSRRSYAYRLIKGKSIRDKIREAQDEIDRILRLFPLIQLSQDYGYRPSYGSSDDEEEDPEQLRPYDSEDEYSDEEHRSGDIIEEYVPKFRELSLNANANVNRRLNEEWVEGDREHERWNDDDHQESVDDDDHEESDDDDDDGEESDDDDDDGEESDDDDDDREESDDDDDDDDREESDDDDDDREESDEDEYHPHYS; encoded by the exons ATGGCGCTCATAGGGGACCTCACCACCGTCGCCCAGCTGATCGCGAAGATTTCAGACGCCGTTTCGACTGCGAGAGACCTCCCTCGGGTTTGCCGGAGATTCGCCGTCCACCTGCAGGACATCGGCAGGCATTTGGAGCCGCTAAGGAGCGCGGAACTCGATGAAGCCACGCAGCAGACGTTGGCGAACCTGCAGCGAACTCTGGAGTGGTCATACGATGTCATCGTCAACTGCAGCAGACGCAGTTATGCGTATCGCCTGATCAAAGGCAAGAGCATCCGAGACAAGATCAGAGAAGCGCAGGACGAGATCGATAGGATCTTGAGGCTGTTTCCTCTCATCCAGCTATCGCAAGACTATGGATACAGG CCATCGTATGGTTCATCGGATGATGAAGAGGAGGATCCCGAGCAGCTTCGTCCGTATGACTCCGAAGATGAATACAGTGACGAAGAGCACCGTTCGG GTGACATAATTGAAGAGTATGTGCCGAAATTTAGAGAATTATCTCTGAATGCTAATGCCAATGTCAACAGAAGGCTAAATGAAGAGTGGGTCGAGGGCGACCGTGAGCACGAACGATGGAACGACGACGACCACCAAGAATcggtcgacgacgacgaccaTGAAGAGTCGGATGACGATGATGACGACGGTGAAGAGTCGGATGACGATGATGACGACGGTGAAGAGTCGGATGACGATGATGACGACCGTGAAGAATCGgacgatgacgatgacgacgacgaccgtgaagaatcagacgacgacgatgacgaccgtgaagaatcggacgaggatGAGTACCACCCACATTATAGTTAG